One part of the Tunicatimonas pelagia genome encodes these proteins:
- a CDS encoding prolipoprotein diacylglyceryl transferase has protein sequence MLSLFEFIVWTANPEVFSWEWLSWSPRWYGLLFAAGFLISQQILFYIFRKEGHKESDVETLTVFMVLATILGARLGHVFFYEPAKYLSNPIDIFKIWEGGLASHGAAVGILFALFLYSNYDIKYNPLKAEGHFKRQKRPRQSWLWVVDRIVIVVALTGGLIRFGNFMNSEIIGKPTQSDYGVVFGYSLIEALENTQGIESVTIAASDRPDPAPVNPEGPAFSSEESPYRPIDVSITFGEGGYQEAEIRNYLENQVKDVLTRYASIREHIYEPTSTPLNYELNQRRGAYVATIQTFGIPRHPAQLYESGTTFMVFLLLLFLWSRMREKTPEGLFLGLFLIFVFGLRFVHEFFKENQVDWEGDIPLNMGQWLSIPLVLIGLYLLFVVVPKNHRKIKQTVKS, from the coding sequence ATGCTATCATTGTTTGAGTTCATCGTTTGGACGGCTAACCCGGAGGTATTTTCTTGGGAATGGTTATCGTGGTCGCCGCGTTGGTACGGGTTGCTATTTGCGGCTGGATTTCTGATCTCTCAGCAAATTCTGTTTTATATTTTCCGGAAGGAAGGTCATAAAGAGAGCGATGTAGAAACCTTGACGGTATTTATGGTGCTAGCAACTATTTTAGGGGCTCGCCTAGGCCACGTTTTCTTCTACGAACCGGCGAAGTACCTGTCTAACCCTATCGATATTTTTAAAATTTGGGAAGGGGGGCTAGCTAGTCACGGGGCAGCTGTCGGTATTTTGTTCGCGTTATTTCTGTACAGTAACTACGATATTAAGTATAATCCTCTCAAAGCTGAGGGGCACTTTAAACGGCAAAAACGCCCCCGGCAAAGCTGGTTGTGGGTGGTAGACCGTATTGTAATTGTGGTAGCTCTCACTGGGGGGCTTATCCGGTTCGGTAACTTCATGAACTCGGAGATCATTGGCAAACCTACCCAAAGTGATTACGGTGTAGTATTCGGTTACAGCTTAATAGAAGCTTTGGAAAATACGCAAGGCATTGAATCAGTTACCATAGCTGCCAGCGACCGTCCCGATCCGGCTCCAGTTAATCCGGAAGGGCCAGCATTCAGTTCGGAAGAATCGCCCTATCGTCCGATTGATGTTTCTATCACCTTTGGGGAAGGTGGTTATCAGGAAGCTGAAATCAGAAACTACTTAGAGAATCAGGTGAAAGATGTGCTTACCCGCTACGCTTCTATCCGAGAGCATATTTACGAGCCAACCTCAACTCCACTCAATTATGAGCTAAACCAACGCCGAGGGGCTTACGTAGCTACTATCCAAACATTCGGTATTCCTCGTCATCCGGCCCAGTTGTATGAGTCGGGTACTACTTTTATGGTGTTTTTGTTACTCCTATTTTTGTGGTCGCGAATGCGAGAAAAGACTCCCGAAGGGTTATTCCTTGGGCTATTTCTAATCTTTGTGTTCGGCTTACGCTTTGTACACGAATTCTTTAAAGAGAATCAGGTTGATTGGGAAGGTGATATTCCCTTGAATATGGGGCAATGGCTGAGCATTCCTCTCGTGCTCATTGGGCTATATTTGCTGTTTGTAGTAGTGCCAAAAAATCATCGCAAGATCAAGCAGACTGTAAAATCTTAG
- a CDS encoding lytic transglycosylase domain-containing protein → MTLPTIEAVEVHQANLQSMKRDWNGQLAFQTDQLNTLLSPPTSAISNIKVPDFTAEELDKAVNRLLVIPPPASASPYGFAANDLVDYPDAVYQQRFRQISTDIPLVFNNQVKTFIEVYAIRKRDLTQRMLGKSVLYYPYIEQVLAEHDLPDELKHLVMVESALETEAASARAAAGLWQIRPITGRGLGLTINRTIDQRLDPYASTQAAVRYLKKLHDMYGDWLMAIAAYNCGPGNMHKAIVRAGGSKNFWRVQRFLPRETRSYVPAFMALVYLNEFQQEHNLRPVYPALSFQTVDTVRIYREITLEKIAASTVVALEELQFLNPALVQNKIPFWRGGYPLVLPLDKIARFEQKRNYLLVPVDYSAQIAKTARITKQRRAVVPEGSNYTKLLYRVRRGNTMVNIARRYGCSVKDIQDWNAKSDHIIRVGEELTLYIAKSKTSP, encoded by the coding sequence GTGACTTTACCTACTATTGAAGCAGTAGAAGTTCATCAGGCAAACCTACAGTCTATGAAGCGCGATTGGAACGGTCAGCTTGCTTTCCAAACCGATCAACTCAATACTTTGCTATCTCCCCCTACTTCCGCCATTAGCAATATTAAAGTACCTGATTTTACGGCTGAAGAATTGGATAAGGCGGTAAACCGCTTATTGGTAATTCCTCCGCCCGCCTCGGCCAGCCCCTACGGATTTGCTGCTAATGACTTAGTTGACTACCCAGATGCCGTCTATCAGCAACGTTTTCGCCAGATAAGCACCGATATTCCTTTGGTATTTAACAATCAGGTGAAAACATTTATTGAGGTATACGCTATTCGCAAGCGTGACTTGACCCAACGGATGCTGGGCAAAAGCGTGTTGTATTATCCTTACATTGAACAAGTGCTCGCCGAACATGATCTTCCTGATGAACTAAAGCACTTGGTGATGGTCGAGTCGGCCTTAGAAACCGAAGCAGCTTCGGCTCGAGCCGCGGCGGGTTTATGGCAAATCAGACCGATTACCGGACGGGGGTTAGGATTAACTATTAACCGAACGATAGATCAACGACTTGATCCGTATGCATCTACTCAGGCGGCAGTACGCTATTTGAAAAAGCTGCACGATATGTACGGAGATTGGTTGATGGCGATTGCTGCTTATAACTGCGGGCCGGGCAATATGCACAAAGCGATTGTGCGAGCCGGCGGAAGCAAAAACTTTTGGCGGGTGCAACGATTTTTGCCCCGAGAAACTCGCAGCTACGTTCCCGCCTTTATGGCACTGGTCTACCTCAACGAATTTCAGCAGGAACATAACCTTCGTCCGGTGTACCCCGCACTATCGTTTCAAACGGTAGATACCGTACGGATTTACCGGGAAATTACCCTAGAGAAAATTGCGGCCTCTACGGTAGTGGCTTTGGAAGAGTTACAGTTTCTAAACCCAGCCTTGGTTCAAAATAAAATTCCGTTCTGGCGAGGAGGCTACCCGCTGGTGCTGCCATTAGATAAAATAGCCCGATTTGAGCAAAAGCGGAATTACTTGCTCGTTCCTGTTGACTATTCTGCTCAAATAGCTAAGACAGCTCGAATAACTAAACAAAGGCGAGCGGTAGTGCCGGAAGGCTCAAACTACACTAAGTTACTTTACCGAGTACGAAGAGGAAACACAATGGTTAATATTGCCCGACGCTACGGTTGCTCCGTAAAAGACATTCAGGACTGGAACGCTAAATCAGATCATATCATCCGAGTAGGTGAAGAGCTCACATTGTACATAGCTAAGAGCAAAACCTCTCCCTAG
- a CDS encoding ligase-associated DNA damage response DEXH box helicase, which produces MAEVSNSALAPGINWFRQQGWQPFPFQQEVWEAYLNGESGLLNAPTGSGKTYALWVPCLLEFIRQHPNDFSERSANGLQVIWITPLKALAKDIHSAMERAAEGLNVPWRVAVRSGDTSSGERQKQLRRMPECLITTPESLHLLLAQKRSSRHFKKLKCVIVDEWHELMGSKRGVQMELALARLRTIQPHLKTWGVSATIGNLEQARDVLLGVRSNQSNRIVKADIKKDIRVQSILPDEMEKFPWAGHLGIRMLPKILPIVATSQTTLLFTNTRAQTEIWYQTLLDKVPDLAGQMAMHHGSLDPQVRSWVEEALHQGILKLVVCTSSLDLGVDFRPVETVIQVGSPKGISRFLQRAGRSGHRPGATSRIYFLPTHALELIESAAIQEGMKNEVVESRKPLERSFDVLVQYLVTLAVGEGFRPEELYPEIIATYSYRNLSEEEWQWALQFITSGGESLGQYDEFSKVEVEDGVYKVSNRRTALRHRLSVGTIVSDPVLKVKYVSGGYIGTIEESFISRLNKGDNFWFAGRNLKLERIKDMTVMVRKARGKNGVIPRWTGGRMPLSTQLSDMIRLKLDQYLRDDYSDPELIALEPLLDLQQDWSALPDRNHFLIEKLQTREGYHVIFYPFAGRAAHEILSTLIAWRIGQVQPISFSIAMNDYGFELLSDQEIPLEEALELDLFGTENLVEDILASVNSTEMAKRRFREIAAIAGLVFQGYPGKHIGNRHLQASSQIIYDVFQKYDADNRLLAQALDEALYQQIEHAQLADSLRQINQQHFLIKHPPYPTPFAFPLLVDRLREKISSETLEDRILKMQQQLESYAANGE; this is translated from the coding sequence ATGGCAGAAGTTTCTAATTCGGCACTCGCCCCGGGAATTAATTGGTTCCGGCAGCAAGGTTGGCAACCTTTTCCGTTTCAGCAAGAAGTTTGGGAAGCATACCTAAATGGCGAAAGCGGACTACTGAACGCCCCCACCGGCAGTGGTAAAACTTACGCCCTCTGGGTTCCCTGCTTGCTGGAGTTCATCCGGCAGCACCCTAATGATTTTTCCGAACGTTCGGCCAACGGACTACAAGTGATCTGGATCACTCCGCTAAAAGCTCTGGCTAAAGACATTCACTCAGCCATGGAGCGAGCCGCTGAGGGGCTAAACGTTCCGTGGCGAGTGGCGGTTCGTAGCGGGGATACTTCTTCGGGTGAGCGGCAAAAGCAATTGCGCCGGATGCCCGAATGCCTAATTACCACTCCTGAAAGCTTGCACCTACTCCTCGCTCAAAAACGATCTAGCCGTCACTTTAAAAAGCTGAAGTGCGTAATTGTGGACGAGTGGCACGAGTTGATGGGCAGCAAGCGAGGCGTGCAGATGGAACTTGCTCTCGCCCGATTAAGAACCATTCAACCCCATCTTAAGACCTGGGGGGTATCGGCTACTATTGGCAATCTGGAACAAGCCCGTGATGTACTGCTAGGAGTTAGATCTAATCAGTCTAACCGAATTGTAAAGGCCGATATTAAAAAGGATATTCGGGTGCAATCTATCTTGCCCGACGAAATGGAGAAGTTTCCCTGGGCCGGGCACTTGGGCATTCGGATGCTGCCGAAAATCTTACCAATTGTAGCTACGAGTCAGACTACGCTGCTGTTCACCAACACTCGAGCACAAACCGAAATTTGGTACCAAACCCTGCTCGATAAAGTACCCGATTTGGCCGGGCAGATGGCGATGCACCACGGCTCGCTCGATCCGCAGGTGCGAAGTTGGGTAGAAGAAGCTCTTCACCAGGGAATACTCAAACTGGTAGTGTGTACTTCTAGCCTAGACTTGGGAGTAGATTTCCGTCCGGTAGAAACGGTTATTCAGGTGGGTAGTCCTAAAGGTATTTCCCGTTTTCTGCAACGAGCCGGGCGTAGCGGTCACCGACCGGGGGCCACCAGCCGAATCTACTTTTTACCAACCCACGCGCTGGAATTGATCGAGTCGGCAGCTATTCAGGAAGGGATGAAAAATGAGGTCGTAGAATCGCGTAAGCCCCTGGAGCGGTCGTTTGATGTGCTGGTTCAATACCTGGTAACGCTGGCGGTAGGCGAAGGCTTCCGACCAGAGGAGCTGTATCCCGAGATAATCGCTACCTATTCATACCGTAACTTGAGTGAAGAAGAATGGCAGTGGGCGTTGCAGTTTATTACCTCCGGAGGAGAAAGTCTGGGGCAGTACGATGAGTTTTCTAAAGTGGAGGTAGAAGACGGAGTATACAAAGTCAGCAATAGACGAACGGCACTCCGGCATCGCCTTTCGGTGGGAACCATTGTGAGCGACCCGGTACTGAAGGTGAAGTACGTAAGCGGGGGGTACATCGGAACCATTGAAGAAAGTTTTATTTCCCGCCTGAACAAAGGCGATAATTTTTGGTTTGCCGGTCGTAACTTAAAGCTAGAGCGAATTAAAGACATGACCGTGATGGTTCGCAAGGCTCGGGGGAAAAATGGAGTGATCCCTCGCTGGACAGGCGGACGAATGCCCCTTTCCACCCAGCTTTCGGATATGATTCGTCTCAAGCTAGATCAGTACTTGCGAGACGACTATTCTGACCCGGAGCTAATTGCGCTAGAACCCTTGCTGGATCTTCAGCAAGATTGGTCAGCCTTGCCGGACCGGAATCACTTTTTAATAGAAAAATTACAGACCCGGGAGGGCTACCATGTCATTTTTTATCCCTTTGCTGGGCGGGCTGCTCACGAAATCCTATCAACACTGATCGCCTGGCGCATCGGTCAGGTACAGCCAATTTCGTTTTCCATCGCCATGAACGATTACGGATTTGAACTCCTGTCAGATCAAGAAATTCCGTTAGAAGAGGCTTTAGAGCTAGATTTATTTGGGACTGAGAATTTAGTGGAAGATATTTTAGCCAGCGTGAATAGTACCGAAATGGCCAAACGACGGTTTCGGGAGATTGCGGCTATTGCCGGACTAGTGTTTCAAGGCTACCCTGGAAAACATATCGGTAACCGCCACTTGCAAGCTTCCTCCCAGATTATCTACGATGTATTCCAAAAGTACGATGCCGACAACCGGCTACTCGCGCAAGCATTAGACGAAGCTTTGTATCAGCAGATAGAACACGCTCAGTTAGCAGATTCCCTACGGCAAATCAATCAGCAGCACTTTTTAATCAAACACCCACCCTACCCCACACCGTTCGCCTTTCCGTTGCTGGTGGATCGCCTACGGGAGAAAATCAGTTCAGAGACCTTAGAAGATCGTATCCTGAAGATGCAGCAGCAATTAGAATCCTACGCCGCTAATGGAGAGTAG